GTCCATCTCAGTGGAATTCACAACATTGACATTCTCCTCCGCTATGTGGCAGAGCGGTGCGCCatcaggacagggggcaggggcGGGGGCAGGGGGCAAGGGGCTAGTGCCCTGGGAGGGGCAGTTCTCCAGCCGGTCGTTCTCCACCTCGGGCAGGGGACTGACCGCGGCGAAGCGCGGGTGGTAGTCGCTGGACCCGTGGCTGCAGGAGGTCTTCATGCTCTCCAGGTCGGAGCAGCTGAACTCGGAGAAGTGGCTCGAGTGCGAGTCCGCCACCGAGGGCACGCTGTCGCTCAGGGAGGGCGAGTCGAACTCGCTGGAGTTGGTGCTGCGCTGCTCCAGCAGCTGGGCGTCCATGTCCTCCCTGGTCTCGTTGATTTTGGTGCTGCCCTTCTTCCTCAGCTTGCCCTTGCACTTCTTGCCCGCGCCGGCCTCCTTGCCCCACTTGGCGGCGCTGCCCTTGCCCTCCGGCGGGCAGGCCGGGCCGCTGCGCCCGGGGTTGCCGCCGTCGTCCGCGCTGCTGCCGCCACTGTGGTGCCGCAGCTTCGCCGGCTTCGACTCGATGTCCACCTGCACCTCCAGGCTGTTCCCCTCTCTGCAGGCACACGGGGGGGAGGGGGACAACTTCAACACAAACAACAGCCTTCAGGACTTCAGCGCACTGCGAAACGAACTGGTGGTAAAGTCATTATCCCCTCTGGCCGAGGGCCAGTTCTGGAGAGGAAAACCATTCGGCAGAAAGATTTCTGCTAGGAACTCAGGGCTGGCCAGCAAATGGAAAATGTAAAGaagatctgtttatttttaatagcaaAGAATCATCGCAGCCCTACTAGGACAAGAAGTATCTAAGAATCTGGCTGTAGTCTATCCTCCCACAATAGCTGAACAGTAAGAATCTGGGACTTGATGAACCTTTGGCACGAGTAACCACTAGGTGGTGTGAATATTTCACTGCAGTGAACAAGCCATTTAGAATGAATAGGGAAGATATTCACATTACtagaattatattaaaatatattaacatgtccaaaagtgaagagaacagagtCGGCTGTGTTTTCAATTGTACCCTGGGAACATTTGAGAGCCCAGTATGTTGTGAATGAGCTACAGGGTGAAAACATCCCCGCTGAGGAGTTAACTTTAACCCCACCTCAGTAAAACTCTTATTTCAGTACAAAGAGTGAAATGAATTAATGAATAGCAGCAATGTGACCTATGGTGGTTTAGGGAGAAAACTGAATTATAGCACTCTGAAATAAATGCAATTTCTAGAATGAAGATCCAAGTTTACCACCAAGCAGAGTTAGTAGGAATCAACgcacaagaaaacaaaagcacgAACTAAGATAGTCAAGGAAGCTCAGCAGCGTACTGCAGGTTCCAGTCAGCAGCCCTGCACACGGCCCCGATGGTGAAATGTTAGTCCTGGAACCATGACGTTCCCCCATTTCCTGACATTTCACTTCGGCTTTAAACAATGACTAACGTCATCTAGCTGATATAACAGGAAGGCGGTTGTGGGATTTTCCTTTAACCTGGCCCGAGTTAACAGGATGTCAATGACCGAAACGCTCCCGAGCTCAAAAAGAGACGTGGCTTCAGACTGCCGACTCTCCCCTCACCTGTCCAGAGGCATGTAGGAGTTGAGAATGGATCCCGCCATTGCTTTGGTACTAGCGTTGTCGCTGATTGTCCCCAGGCTAACCGTGCCCGACTCCCCGCTCAGACTGTAGCGCTCCTTCTGCACGTCGGCCTGCACCTCGAGCCTGCAAGAGTCGGCAGCGGACATCCCCGCGTCAGCCGGAAACAACAATGACCCGCGCGAGACCACAACCCGAGAGCGGCCTGCGGACCCAGCCGGGATGTTCTCGGAAGAAAGCCGCGAGTGTGCGTTTAAAGCGAGAAGggcccgcccccccccccccagagcgGACGCGCAGGGCGCACCTGTTGAAGCAGCTGACCATGGCGCTGCCCGACAGGCTCCCGGTGATGCTGGCGCCCGCCAGGGCCATGGTGCTGGCCGTCTCGCTCAGGTTGTCCCGCATGGCGCCGATCCGGTCCATGTGGCTGCCGCTCGCGCTCAGGCTGCCCGTCATGCCCCCGACGCTGCCCTCTCCGATACTCGGGTTGTTCCGGGTCTCGGCCACGGAGGTGGTGTCTGAAACGGCCAACGCCGGCAGCAGGTCAGGACCGCGGGGGCCCCCCGTTCAGCTCCCCCCCCCCGCAGGATCCCTGGGCCGGAGCTCGAAAACTCCCGACGCCCACCTGGGGCACAAGCAGCAACAACACGGCTCTGTGCCAGGggcacccccccccaccccaccccccggAAGCCCCTCTTCCTGCCTGAACTGTCTGGTGCCGTTTGCTCATCACATCACGAAGCCAACATTTCTGCAGCAACAGAAAAACATTCGGCTGACTGGCATCACGCAGGATTTTCCCTTTCCGGCCCATTCTCCGGAGAAGCCCAGACGTGAAGTTAGTCTTTACGGGCGAATCAACAACTCTTCGCGATGCGCTCCGCCGCACGCCAACTCACCGGTCGCCGCGGTCCCGCTCCCGACATTGATGTCGTTCTCGTCGTCGAACTCGATGCGCACCCCCTTGCCGTTGCCCGCCGAGACGCCGCAGCCCCCGCTCCGGCACAGGGAGATGGGCACCACGCCGTACACGTAGGCCAGCATGATGGGCACCCCGATACCTGCAAGGCAAGCGGGGGGATGTTAACCGCGGCTCCTCTCCCATAGGCGAGCGAGCACACTGGTTCAGAAGGGACGCGCCAGAGACGGGCCTTCCCAGAAACCCGAGCTCGGGCGGCTCTTCCGCCCCTTCTGGGCCGCCGAGCTCGTGAAGACGCGAGGACCAGAACGAGCTCGGCGAGGCGGGAAGGCAGGCCGGCCAGTCCCAGGTCATTTTCTGTATCTACGCTCTTTTGATTTGTAACCTGCAAACTTTgcgatttgtttttctttttcacgcCGATCGAGGTGACTCTCGGTGATCCGGGCTCAAACTCGCAATGCCTATATTATACATGACAAACCGCGATTCCCGACAGAACTTCTCGGGAATGCATCACGCCAGATAAACGCTTGTCCACGACGAGGAATGTGCCTTTTCAAAAGGCGAGAAATGAATGAAGAAACTGAACATGCAAGCTTGAGCGAACAAACAGTCTTTTGTTTGGGCGACCTTTTCTCCTCTGATCCAAAATGACATTGCAATTCCTACATTAAAACAGGATAGAGGGGCTATTTATTATCCATTTATATTGTGCTGCTTTACCCATAAAAGGAAAGTGCTTACCAACAGTTACTGCTGCCACCACCGGAGAGACTATTACAGACAAAGTCACACCACCAGCAATCACCAAGTTCCTCTTGTGCTTTGAGATATCCTTTCCTTCATAGCGATTGTGAATCTGGAAAGGAAGGACATTTAAATCGCGTATTTCATTCACATCCTAAACCAGAGTTCAAATCCAGGTCTCCAGCCAGCTAGAAAAGGTTCATTCGGTAGGCTCAGGAGGAGGAAGGGGAGCACTACAGGAAGAGACAAACAAGCACAGACTTTACCGTGAGAAATAACCTACTATTGTAAAACGCTCGGGCATTGTTTTACAATCGTTTAAACATCGGGTGAGAAAAAACGATTACAGaactttttacaaagtagtaATGAGAACAGATATAAACACAGGACCTCTAAAGTAGTGCAATCTCTATTGCTTACTGCAGCAAAAAGTGATTGGGGGATCTCTTTTCTTTACATTGGGAGATAACCCCATGCAGACAATTGTATGGTTTATATGAATGATGGTTAGCACCAATGAGCCTGGAAAAGCCAATCAAGCTAAGCACTTCTTTCTGCTGGGAATGAATTTTAAGGTACTTCACTATTCACTTTAGCTCATATCTGAAAATCCTCCACTGCATAAGTTACTGTTGTCCCTTTTCTTCAAGTCTTTGGACGAAACTCTACAAATAATACTTAAAAATGGTTACAATGGGCAGAGGATTTCTAATGTACTCAGAAGCCACTTGTATATTGCAAAAGTGTAATAAAACTATCACAGTATTATGCACAAATAAATGCAGGGGGTTTAGTTTTTCATTCCTACATGGAATTCATTTATGCTTGCATTTACTACACTACTGGTTACAATACGACATTAGTTCTGTAACCAAGGCCTACAGTCCTTCTGCTGCCCGCTTggggaaagaaaagaaatggatTTTCACTTCTCTAAATGAAAGCGTGTGGACTGTTTGATATTGCCAATCTTCCCTCTTAATGGCATCTAAAACCATTTGCAGGCTTGCACCCCCCCAAACAGTTTTGCAGAAGACAATTTACAAGGAAAAAAACCCCTCTGAAAGCCAGGTTTTTAGTGCACTCGCCATTTCCTTTCTCTGTGCGATGAGAGGAATGGAAGGCAAAAGCTTCTTGGCAACCCTGCGACCGTGCCCGGTAGCAGGAGGGCAGGTTAACTCACCTTTCTGCCCACGTACACGGGGATCCCGATGATCATGGCTGGGATCGCGATGCCAGCGATCAGTGCAATCCCCACGGGGGCGCCCACCAGCGTGCCCAGCTGCCACAGGATCTTCTTCTTGCGGCTCCAGGGCTTCTTGCCCCAGAAGGTGCACCCCGACGGACTGTGGGAGAGAAAGCCAGTCTTGGTGGACACGCGCCGACAGAGCACCCCGCCTGGGACCACCCACAGCCACCTTACACCCGCCTGCCCTGAAACCAGCGCCCACGCCCTGCTGCACAATTCAGGGCGAACAGCTGGGCGCCACAACCGTTCCTGTGTATTCACAAGTAACATTTaacttattgttttttaaattaaacaattagGTACATCTGTCAATTAAGCAGAGAAAGATCACCACCCCCCCCCTTCCCCCCGAGTGTCCTGTAAACTCTCTTCCCCGGCCCGCTGGGTTACCTTAAATAGTGCAGGTCAGAGATCTCCTTCATGCAGAGCCAGCAGAACTCACAgccgcacaccgcacacgtcaTGTGATTGCAGCTTCCGTCGTTCATCTTGATGATGTACGCGGCACATCTGGGACAGGGCTTAATGTCATCGGCTGCAGAACAAGAGCCCTCCGTCAGTCTTGGAGACGGACCACCCGAAGCACAGCCAGTGAAATTCAGAAAGCTCAGTGGATCGACAGGAAAAGGTTCCTAATGTAAAGGATAACTGTGCGCTACCACCATGTGATAA
This is a stretch of genomic DNA from Lepisosteus oculatus isolate fLepOcu1 chromosome 10, fLepOcu1.hap2, whole genome shotgun sequence. It encodes these proteins:
- the rnf19a gene encoding E3 ubiquitin-protein ligase RNF19A isoform X2 yields the protein MSLQKHQQMGSDRDLQSAASSISLPSVKKAPKKRRLSLGSLFRRRKDPKRKSRELNGGVEGIASIESIHSEMCNDKNSAFSVAGVASTSSAASSSSSSSSSSSAAAAAASVKAGGELLECPLCLLRHSRDRFPEIMTCHHRSCADCLRQYLRIEISESRVNISCPECSERFNPHDIRMILGDRALMEKYEEFMLRRWLVADPDCRWCPAPDCGYAVIAFGCASCPRITCGREGCGTEFCYHCKQIWHPNQTCDAARQQRAQSLRLRTIRSSSLSYSQESGAAADDIKPCPRCAAYIIKMNDGSCNHMTCAVCGCEFCWLCMKEISDLHYLSPSGCTFWGKKPWSRKKKILWQLGTLVGAPVGIALIAGIAIPAMIIGIPVYVGRKIHNRYEGKDISKHKRNLVIAGGVTLSVIVSPVVAAVTVGIGVPIMLAYVYGVVPISLCRSGGCGVSAGNGKGVRIEFDDENDINVGSGTAATDTTSVAETRNNPSIGEGSVGGMTGSLSASGSHMDRIGAMRDNLSETASTMALAGASITGSLSGSAMVSCFNRLEVQADVQKERYSLSGESGTVSLGTISDNASTKAMAGSILNSYMPLDREGNSLEVQVDIESKPAKLRHHSGGSSADDGGNPGRSGPACPPEGKGSAAKWGKEAGAGKKCKGKLRKKGSTKINETREDMDAQLLEQRSTNSSEFDSPSLSDSVPSVADSHSSHFSEFSCSDLESMKTSCSHGSSDYHPRFAAVSPLPEVENDRLENCPSQGTSPLPPAPAPAPCPDGAPLCHIAEENVNVVNSTEMDSNSGESLKETNNNNPQPPSAVKNTCIQTEI
- the rnf19a gene encoding E3 ubiquitin-protein ligase RNF19A isoform X1, producing MSNSTPELPVTALWTKRTWEAGKAGRGDRHAGRGQHVLSSCDCVLETLSPPTPNPPSPAPLRTPPCLPVQDPVDVTHEEGRLARTGDMSLQKHQQMGSDRDLQSAASSISLPSVKKAPKKRRLSLGSLFRRRKDPKRKSRELNGGVEGIASIESIHSEMCNDKNSAFSVAGVASTSSAASSSSSSSSSSSAAAAAASVKAGGELLECPLCLLRHSRDRFPEIMTCHHRSCADCLRQYLRIEISESRVNISCPECSERFNPHDIRMILGDRALMEKYEEFMLRRWLVADPDCRWCPAPDCGYAVIAFGCASCPRITCGREGCGTEFCYHCKQIWHPNQTCDAARQQRAQSLRLRTIRSSSLSYSQESGAAADDIKPCPRCAAYIIKMNDGSCNHMTCAVCGCEFCWLCMKEISDLHYLSPSGCTFWGKKPWSRKKKILWQLGTLVGAPVGIALIAGIAIPAMIIGIPVYVGRKIHNRYEGKDISKHKRNLVIAGGVTLSVIVSPVVAAVTVGIGVPIMLAYVYGVVPISLCRSGGCGVSAGNGKGVRIEFDDENDINVGSGTAATDTTSVAETRNNPSIGEGSVGGMTGSLSASGSHMDRIGAMRDNLSETASTMALAGASITGSLSGSAMVSCFNRLEVQADVQKERYSLSGESGTVSLGTISDNASTKAMAGSILNSYMPLDREGNSLEVQVDIESKPAKLRHHSGGSSADDGGNPGRSGPACPPEGKGSAAKWGKEAGAGKKCKGKLRKKGSTKINETREDMDAQLLEQRSTNSSEFDSPSLSDSVPSVADSHSSHFSEFSCSDLESMKTSCSHGSSDYHPRFAAVSPLPEVENDRLENCPSQGTSPLPPAPAPAPCPDGAPLCHIAEENVNVVNSTEMDSNSGESLKETNNNNPQPPSAVKNTCIQTEI